One Setaria viridis chromosome 7, Setaria_viridis_v4.0, whole genome shotgun sequence genomic region harbors:
- the LOC140223367 gene encoding uncharacterized protein — translation MPGGTNTTATMSKAAEVSEDNVIEVIEADLRDDQKEELESQTAYYRKTCLQSFCRTRSGETIKKAPFPTPRQITITEDSDKMSEMLQQSVYQAFIDQSPVLSNTVYNAVISSLASGVSQGYQGPAYAPPITAPNKSYPNSVSQPIQFPVGGSGASSSSSPMGFNGTQHLQPRPIQLSSAQFPPVNPAPWGAPSVTAVQDQSANHGSPQFQASFQAAARPTMPQYQPVAPEMSRAAELILYDETSGSFKQLALNTQLAMTHQMPHAFTQHPVVPPPIYHHVPVPQPTVYQQQPDWSARIAEVIQEQFGLKPKVQTYTYRTPYPPTYDLLPFPHRYKVPNFTKFSGQDDTSTVEHMNRFIIQCGEAAAQDALRVRLFSSSLSGSAFQ, via the coding sequence atgcccggtgggaccaatacaaccgccaccatgtcgaaagctgctgaagtctccgaagataacgtcatcgaagtgatagaggcagatctcagggacgaccagaaggaagaactagagagtcagacggcatactaccggaagacatgtctgcagtccttctgtcgcaccaggagcggggagactatcaaaaaggctccgtttccaactccccgccagatcacaatcaccgaggactcggacaagatgtccgagatgctCCAGCAATCCGTCTATCaggctttcattgatcaatccccggtgctttctaatacggtgtacaatgccgtcatcagctccttggctagcggtgtatcccaagggtaccaggggccggcatatgctccgccgattacggctccgaacaagagttatccgaattcggtttctcagccgatccaatttccagttgggggttctggcgcttcctcatcatcaagcccTATGGGATTTAatggcacgcaacacctccagccacgtcccattcagttgtcctctgcacagtttcctccggttaatccagcgccttggggggcaccatcggtgacggccgtccaagatcaatcggccaaccatggaagcccccaattccaggcgtctttccaggcggccgctcgaccaaccatgccgcagtaccagcctgtcgcaccggagatgagcagagcagcagagctcatactatatgacgaaacaagcggctcattcaaacagctgGCCCTGAATACGCAGCTGGCTATGACGcatcaaatgccacatgctttcactcagcatccagtcgtcccgccgccaatataccatcacgtaccagttcctcagccgacggtttaccagcaacagccggactggtcggcacgtatagcagaggtgattcaggaacaattcggcttgaagccgaaggtgcagacctacacatataGGACACCGTACCCTCCTACATACGACTtactaccgtttccccatcggtataaagttcctaatttcaccaagttttcggggcaggacgacacctcaaccgtggaacacatgaatagattcatcatccaatgtggggaagcagcggcgcaggatgctctGCGGGTGCGCCTCTTCTCGTCATCCCTTTCTGGGTCGGCCTTTCAGTAG